A genome region from Clostridium pasteurianum includes the following:
- a CDS encoding TetR/AcrR family transcriptional regulator: protein MNKTKDAIFKSALSVFSKNGYDGATMDEIATSAKVAKGTLYYHFKSKEEIFKYVITEGMNIIKEEMKDEADKQSNPASKLKAICRVQIGMIYRNREFIKVLMSQLWGQESRQLELRNVIGEYIEIIEKYLKDAMEMGYIKKGETKFMSYTFFGLLCSGAIYDLIYDGKENMENLANNLTKYVLNGIELV from the coding sequence ATGAACAAGACTAAAGATGCTATATTTAAGTCTGCACTTAGTGTGTTCTCTAAAAATGGGTACGATGGAGCTACAATGGATGAAATAGCTACAAGTGCTAAAGTTGCAAAGGGAACTCTGTATTATCATTTTAAAAGTAAGGAAGAAATTTTTAAATATGTAATTACGGAAGGTATGAATATTATAAAAGAAGAAATGAAAGATGAAGCAGATAAACAGAGCAATCCTGCAAGTAAATTAAAAGCTATATGTAGAGTTCAAATTGGAATGATATATAGAAATAGAGAATTTATTAAAGTTTTAATGAGCCAGCTTTGGGGTCAGGAATCAAGGCAGTTAGAATTAAGAAATGTTATAGGCGAGTACATAGAAATAATTGAAAAGTATCTTAAGGATGCTATGGAAATGGGTTACATAAAGAAAGGCGAAACTAAATTTATGTCATATACCTTTTTTGGTTTGCTATGTTCGGGTGCTATATATGATTTAATATATGATGGTAAAGAGAATATGGAGAACTTAGCTAATAATCTAACTAAATATGTTCTCAACGGAATAGAATTAGTATAA
- a CDS encoding phosphatidylserine decarboxylase → MIKYYNRKTKQYEIEKVAGENYLKWIYSSPIGMGFLEAIVKKKAFSSMYGSFCDSKRSKAKIKSFIQNFDINMSECVKKESEFTSFNDFFTRKLTKGARPYDEDPNILISPGDGKLVAYENIDLDNLVQIKGITYSLKELIKDEKVSSKYENGTCIILRLCPTDYHRFHFVDSGYCSDTHKIKGSYYSVNPIALNKVKKLFCENKREWSILKSDNFKDILYVEVGATCVGSIIQTYSENTKVSKGDEKGYFKFGGSTIVLFFEKDSIKIDNDILEQTKLGHETKILMGEKIGTK, encoded by the coding sequence ATGATTAAATATTATAACCGAAAAACAAAACAATACGAAATTGAAAAAGTTGCAGGAGAAAATTATCTCAAGTGGATTTACTCATCACCTATTGGCATGGGCTTTCTCGAAGCTATAGTAAAGAAGAAGGCATTTTCAAGCATGTACGGTTCATTTTGTGATTCTAAAAGAAGCAAAGCTAAAATCAAAAGTTTCATACAAAATTTTGATATAAATATGTCGGAATGTGTAAAAAAAGAATCAGAGTTCACTTCTTTTAATGATTTTTTCACAAGAAAACTAACAAAAGGGGCAAGACCTTATGATGAGGATCCTAATATTTTAATTTCACCTGGTGATGGTAAGCTTGTTGCTTATGAAAATATAGATTTAGACAACTTAGTTCAAATTAAAGGCATAACTTATAGTTTAAAGGAACTTATAAAAGATGAAAAAGTAAGTTCAAAATATGAAAATGGAACATGTATTATTTTAAGGCTCTGTCCAACAGATTACCACAGATTTCATTTTGTAGACAGCGGCTACTGTAGTGACACTCATAAAATAAAAGGCTCTTACTACTCTGTAAATCCTATTGCATTAAATAAGGTAAAAAAATTATTTTGTGAAAACAAGAGAGAATGGAGCATATTAAAATCAGATAATTTCAAAGATATATTATATGTAGAAGTTGGAGCAACTTGTGTTGGAAGCATAATACAAACTTACAGCGAAAATACTAAAGTTTCAAAAGGTGATGAAAAAGGTTACTTTAAATTCGGAGGCTCAACAATAGTTCTGTTTTTCGAAAAGGATTCAATAAAAATAGATAATGATATCCTTGAGCAAACGAAGCTCGGACATGAAACAAAGATACTTATGGGAGAAAAAATAGGAACTAAATAA
- a CDS encoding ABC1 kinase family protein codes for MMKKSVQRFRQIVKVLAFYGFGYIVDSKLNNSKNSPENLRKAFEELGPTFIKIGQILSTRPDLVSPEYIKELSKLQDKAPEESFENIQKTFKKEFNKSTSDLFSHFNEKPLACASIAQAHEATLKDGRNVIVKVQRHGIEEKMKLDLSILYKIASLTKAKFSDALIDPKEAIEELMTSTELELDFKNEAKNIELFKKLNKDVAFVTCPYILKNLSSQHIITMEKINGFKITDTKALKHDGYDMDDLGKKLALSFFKQVFQDGFFHGDPHPGNILVRDTKICYIDFGIMGHLNKSLKSALNDIIIAISYQNINKLISVIMSIGIKTGYVDRNELYEDIDYIFASYLSTSLENIKISELIQEVFECSKKNNVRMPKDLIILVRAFVIIEGVIAKISPDISFLDVAIPFVKEQNKGEIFKDFNMYEMLFNSYMFLKTSSKVPKKFIDLSDSIMRGRAKFQLNLTNLETPINELSKMINRLILGIIISSMIISSSLILHSNVGPKIYNISIIGITGYLIAALMGFWLLISIIRSHKM; via the coding sequence ATCATGAAGAAATCCGTACAAAGATTCAGGCAAATAGTTAAAGTACTTGCTTTTTATGGCTTTGGATACATTGTGGACTCTAAACTCAATAATTCCAAAAATTCACCTGAAAACCTCAGAAAAGCATTTGAAGAGCTTGGACCAACATTTATTAAAATAGGTCAGATTCTCAGCACGCGTCCAGATTTAGTTTCTCCTGAATACATAAAGGAACTTTCAAAGCTGCAAGATAAAGCTCCAGAAGAATCTTTTGAAAACATACAAAAAACTTTCAAAAAAGAATTTAATAAATCAACTAGCGATTTATTTTCCCACTTTAATGAAAAACCACTTGCATGTGCCTCCATTGCTCAAGCTCATGAAGCCACTTTAAAAGATGGTAGAAACGTAATTGTAAAGGTTCAAAGGCACGGTATAGAAGAAAAAATGAAACTGGATCTTTCAATATTATATAAAATAGCAAGTCTAACAAAAGCTAAATTTTCTGATGCCTTAATAGATCCAAAAGAAGCTATTGAAGAATTAATGACTTCAACGGAATTGGAACTGGATTTTAAAAATGAAGCTAAAAACATAGAGCTTTTTAAAAAACTGAATAAAGATGTAGCTTTTGTTACATGTCCATACATATTAAAGAATTTATCTTCGCAACATATTATAACTATGGAAAAAATAAACGGCTTTAAAATAACAGATACTAAGGCGCTTAAGCATGATGGTTACGACATGGATGACCTTGGTAAAAAGCTTGCTCTATCATTCTTTAAACAGGTTTTTCAAGATGGTTTTTTTCATGGAGATCCCCACCCAGGAAATATACTGGTACGTGACACAAAAATATGCTATATAGATTTTGGTATTATGGGTCACTTAAATAAAAGTCTTAAAAGTGCACTTAACGATATAATTATTGCAATATCTTATCAGAATATAAATAAACTTATATCCGTAATTATGTCCATAGGAATAAAAACTGGATACGTTGATAGAAATGAACTTTATGAAGACATAGATTATATTTTTGCAAGCTACCTTTCAACTTCTCTTGAAAATATAAAAATATCTGAGCTAATTCAAGAAGTATTTGAATGCTCAAAGAAAAACAACGTGCGTATGCCTAAGGATTTAATTATTTTAGTGAGAGCTTTTGTAATAATAGAAGGGGTTATTGCCAAAATTTCTCCTGATATTTCATTTTTAGATGTTGCCATTCCCTTTGTTAAAGAACAAAACAAAGGTGAAATTTTCAAAGATTTTAATATGTATGAAATGCTTTTTAATTCTTATATGTTTTTAAAAACTTCGTCTAAGGTTCCTAAAAAATTTATAGATTTAAGTGACAGCATAATGAGAGGTCGTGCAAAATTCCAGCTTAACCTTACAAACTTAGAAACACCTATAAACGAACTTAGTAAAATGATAAATAGGCTTATACTCGGAATAATAATATCATCCATGATAATAAGTTCTTCTTTAATTTTACATTCAAATGTAGGCCCTAAAATATACAATATTTCAATAATAGGTATAACCGGTTACCTTATAGCTGCTTTAATGGGATTTTGGCTACTTATTTCTATAATACGTTCGCATAAAATGTAA